Proteins from a single region of Thermosinus carboxydivorans Nor1:
- the spoIIAA gene encoding anti-sigma F factor antagonist, producing the protein MVITTAVKQGFLIVRISGELDMHVADEFRRQVDNALDTTGLKNILLSFEDVTFIDSSGLGVILGRYKRISTSGGKMLAACLQPQVAKIFELAGLLNIIRTYDSETEALECA; encoded by the coding sequence TTGGTCATCACAACGGCAGTGAAACAGGGATTTTTAATTGTCCGCATTAGCGGAGAATTGGACATGCATGTGGCTGACGAGTTTCGTCGGCAAGTGGACAATGCCCTTGATACAACAGGGTTAAAAAATATTCTTTTGAGCTTTGAAGATGTTACTTTTATTGATAGTTCCGGTCTTGGCGTTATTTTGGGCCGTTACAAGCGCATAAGCACCAGTGGCGGCAAAATGTTGGCTGCTTGCCTTCAGCCGCAGGTAGCCAAGATTTTCGAGCTTGCAGGGTTATTGAACATTATCAGGACGTATGACTCCGAGACCGAAGCTTTGGAATGTGCTTGA
- a CDS encoding D-alanyl-D-alanine carboxypeptidase family protein, producing the protein MSQLRLITVMTLVCFMFFQLMASLPIAWAAPLRTPAQLETTAESAVLMDANGAVLWEKEPHKRLPPASVTKVMTLLLAVEAVEQGRIKPTDLVYTSEHAWRQGGSQIWLEPGEAMTVQEMMIAVAVVSANDAAVALMEHIYGSEQAAVEAMNKRAASLGLQNTHFVNVNGLPAQDHYMSAYDTALLVKEAVRHPLYMELCGIKEYWLREGKNWLVNTNKLLWWYKGADGLKTGWTEEAKYCFAGTAKRDGLRLIAVVFATPEPRSHLRESMKLMDWGFANFAAVPVAEKEAVVGRIKVNKGMEREVQLVVANDLTLVVPKGQNKNLQKKVVAEPQVNAPIIQGQKYGELIALCDGKEIGKVDLVAEKTVEKAGFFKIFQNMLTNFFSINP; encoded by the coding sequence ATGAGCCAGCTACGCCTTATTACAGTAATGACTCTGGTATGCTTTATGTTCTTCCAGTTAATGGCATCTTTGCCAATTGCTTGGGCAGCGCCGCTCAGGACGCCGGCCCAGCTGGAAACAACGGCAGAATCGGCAGTGCTGATGGACGCTAACGGCGCAGTTTTGTGGGAGAAAGAGCCCCATAAGCGCTTGCCGCCGGCCAGCGTTACCAAAGTGATGACACTACTATTAGCCGTTGAAGCGGTCGAGCAGGGGAGAATCAAGCCGACCGACTTAGTGTATACTAGTGAACATGCGTGGCGGCAGGGTGGCTCGCAGATTTGGCTGGAGCCGGGCGAAGCTATGACCGTTCAAGAAATGATGATCGCCGTGGCGGTGGTAAGTGCCAATGACGCCGCCGTCGCTTTAATGGAACATATTTACGGAAGTGAACAGGCTGCTGTCGAAGCCATGAATAAACGCGCCGCCAGTCTCGGCCTGCAAAACACTCATTTTGTTAATGTGAACGGACTTCCCGCGCAGGATCACTATATGAGCGCCTATGACACCGCCCTGCTTGTAAAAGAAGCAGTGCGTCATCCTTTGTATATGGAACTCTGCGGTATTAAAGAATATTGGTTGCGGGAAGGTAAAAACTGGTTAGTCAATACGAATAAACTGCTCTGGTGGTATAAAGGTGCTGACGGGCTGAAAACCGGCTGGACGGAAGAAGCCAAATATTGTTTTGCCGGGACGGCAAAACGGGATGGCCTGCGTCTCATTGCCGTCGTATTTGCTACGCCTGAGCCGCGTTCCCATCTCCGCGAGAGCATGAAACTTATGGATTGGGGTTTCGCCAACTTTGCTGCTGTGCCTGTTGCCGAGAAAGAGGCAGTTGTTGGTCGGATCAAAGTGAATAAAGGAATGGAACGGGAAGTGCAGCTTGTGGTTGCCAATGACTTGACACTGGTGGTTCCCAAGGGACAAAACAAAAATTTGCAGAAAAAAGTCGTAGCTGAACCGCAGGTGAACGCTCCTATTATCCAAGGCCAAAAATACGGTGAACTGATTGCACTTTGCGACGGCAAAGAAATAGGGAAAGTAGACCTTGTTGCGGAAAAAACAGTAGAAAAGGCCGGTTTCTTTAAAATTTTCCAGAATATGCTCACAAATTTTTTTAGTATTAATCCATAG
- a CDS encoding thymidine phosphorylase: MRVLDLIAAKRDGATLTAEAITALVQGFTNDTIPDYQMAAFLMAVFIRGMTAEETAALTMAMAASGKILDLSGIDGIKVDKHSTGGVADTTTLVVAPLVAAAGVPVAKMSGRGLGFTGGTIDKLEAIPGFRTQLSEAEFIGNLRRHQIAVTRQTSDIAPSDGKIYALRDATATVESIPLIASSIMSKKIAVGADKILLDVKVGKGAFMKTLDDAIELAKTMVAIGRQVGRETVAVLTAMDQPLGQAVGNSLEVAEAIDILAGRKRGRLYEVCLTLATHMLLLAQAADSAVAAREKLERLLASGAALAKFQEFIAAQGGDPAVAFRPDLLPAAQLKLAVASQRRGYVQRIDPACIGNAAMLLGAGREKKGDVIDFTVGLTMQVEVGDFVEQGQPLAIIHANDPRKAEQAQQNVLAAISLGDDTVPPLPLLLGIVDEQGYCKIS, translated from the coding sequence ATGCGCGTCTTAGACCTTATAGCTGCTAAACGAGATGGAGCGACTCTTACCGCGGAAGCTATTACCGCCTTGGTACAAGGATTCACGAATGATACCATTCCTGATTATCAGATGGCCGCGTTTTTAATGGCGGTGTTTATTCGCGGCATGACCGCAGAGGAAACAGCCGCGTTGACTATGGCCATGGCCGCTTCCGGCAAGATTTTAGACTTAAGCGGCATCGACGGGATCAAAGTGGATAAGCACAGTACCGGCGGTGTGGCCGATACGACAACATTGGTCGTGGCGCCGCTTGTGGCTGCCGCCGGCGTGCCGGTGGCCAAAATGTCCGGCCGCGGTCTCGGTTTTACGGGCGGCACTATTGACAAGTTGGAGGCCATTCCGGGATTTCGCACTCAGCTCAGTGAGGCGGAATTTATCGGCAATCTTAGACGTCATCAGATCGCAGTGACCAGGCAAACCAGTGATATTGCTCCGTCCGATGGCAAAATTTATGCGCTGCGCGACGCCACGGCAACGGTAGAAAGCATACCCCTCATTGCCTCTTCCATCATGAGCAAGAAAATCGCCGTTGGCGCCGATAAAATTCTGCTCGACGTAAAAGTAGGCAAGGGTGCGTTTATGAAAACGCTTGATGATGCGATTGAGCTGGCGAAAACAATGGTAGCAATTGGACGACAGGTAGGACGGGAAACGGTTGCCGTCCTGACAGCTATGGACCAGCCGCTAGGGCAGGCGGTAGGGAATAGTCTGGAAGTGGCTGAAGCGATTGATATTTTGGCCGGGCGCAAGCGAGGGCGCTTATATGAGGTCTGCCTAACTTTGGCAACCCATATGCTGTTATTGGCCCAGGCGGCAGACAGCGCCGTTGCGGCGCGGGAAAAACTAGAGCGCCTGCTGGCGAGCGGCGCAGCGTTGGCTAAGTTTCAAGAATTTATCGCTGCTCAGGGGGGAGATCCGGCCGTTGCTTTTCGGCCGGATCTGTTGCCGGCCGCTCAGCTTAAGTTAGCGGTCGCAAGCCAGCGTCGCGGATATGTGCAGAGAATTGACCCTGCCTGCATCGGCAATGCCGCCATGTTGCTGGGGGCCGGCCGGGAAAAGAAGGGTGACGTTATCGACTTTACCGTAGGCCTGACTATGCAAGTAGAAGTGGGAGACTTTGTCGAGCAAGGACAGCCGCTGGCCATTATTCATGCTAATGATCCGCGAAAAGCAGAGCAGGCACAACAAAACGTATTGGCAGCGATCTCCCTTGGCGACGATACAGTTCCACCGCTCCCATTGCTACTAGGCATCGTTGATGAACAAGGATATTGCAAAATATCATAA
- a CDS encoding phosphopentomutase — MFDRIIIIIMDSVGIGALPDAADYGDIGANTLANIARSQGGLFLPVLESLGLGCIEPIKGVRSNIEPRGAFGKMAEVSKGKDTTSGHWELAGCPVYTPFPVYPNGFPPEVIEKFSALTGRCILGNKAASGTAIIQELGAEHMRSGCPIVYTSADSVFQIAAHEEIIPLEELYRLCRIAREEVCVGPHAVGRVIARPFIGRPGSFTRTANRHDYSLPPSCDTILDLLVRAGYSVTGVGKIADIFAQRGITRSFPTKSNDDGMETLIKLVTTQSEKGVIMVNLVDFDSIYGHRRDPVGYARALEKFDRQLGVLLASLHSDDLLIITADHGCDPTFSGSDHTREYVPLIVYHRCIRGHSLGTRQSFADVAATVADNFSLPAPFGVSFLAEVK; from the coding sequence TTGTTTGACAGAATTATTATTATCATTATGGACAGCGTCGGCATCGGCGCTTTGCCTGATGCCGCTGATTATGGCGACATCGGCGCCAATACACTGGCTAATATTGCCCGCTCGCAAGGCGGGCTTTTTTTGCCTGTTTTGGAAAGTTTGGGATTAGGCTGTATTGAACCGATCAAAGGGGTGCGGAGCAATATTGAACCTCGTGGTGCTTTCGGCAAGATGGCGGAGGTTTCAAAAGGCAAGGATACGACGTCAGGCCATTGGGAATTAGCCGGGTGTCCTGTTTATACGCCGTTTCCCGTTTACCCAAACGGGTTTCCACCGGAAGTGATCGAAAAATTTAGTGCTCTTACCGGACGGTGTATACTGGGGAACAAAGCTGCGTCCGGTACGGCCATTATTCAGGAACTGGGCGCCGAGCATATGCGCAGCGGTTGTCCGATTGTTTATACTTCTGCCGACAGTGTTTTTCAAATCGCCGCCCATGAAGAAATTATCCCTCTGGAAGAATTGTACCGTTTATGCCGTATTGCCCGCGAAGAGGTATGCGTCGGGCCTCATGCCGTAGGCAGGGTGATTGCCCGGCCGTTTATCGGCCGCCCAGGTAGCTTTACCCGCACCGCGAACCGGCATGATTACAGTTTGCCGCCGTCTTGTGACACTATACTCGATTTGTTAGTTCGTGCCGGTTACAGTGTAACTGGCGTAGGGAAAATCGCCGATATTTTTGCCCAGCGAGGTATTACCCGTTCCTTTCCCACTAAGTCTAACGATGATGGCATGGAAACACTTATTAAGTTAGTGACGACGCAATCAGAAAAAGGTGTAATAATGGTAAACTTAGTGGATTTTGACAGCATTTATGGGCACCGGCGCGACCCTGTCGGTTATGCCCGCGCTCTGGAGAAGTTTGACCGCCAGCTTGGCGTGCTGCTGGCATCCCTTCACAGTGATGATTTGCTTATTATAACGGCTGACCATGGATGTGACCCTACATTTAGCGGCAGTGATCACACGCGCGAATATGTTCCACTGATTGTTTATCACCGCTGCATTCGGGGCCATAGTCTGGGGACGCGGCAAAGTTTTGCCGATGTGGCGGCTACCGTTGCTGATAACTTTTCCCTTCCGGCGCCATTCGGCGTTAGCTTTTTAGCAGAGGTGAAGTGA
- the xerD gene encoding site-specific tyrosine recombinase XerD has protein sequence MDSYVDEFINYLAVERGLAQNTLESYGRDLRQFQLFLQNDKLDIIKDSNRNTILNYLNNLQSKGRAVSTISRNLAAIKSFYQYLVRERYIDKDPAANLESPKLEKKLPKILSIAEVEELLKQPNSLLPTGLRDKAMLELLYATGIRVSELISLNITDVNLDMGYIKCYGKGAKERIVPLGSIAAKCVQEYIAKGRPKLVRTYDEPALFVNHHGNRLTRQGFWKIIKKYAQEANITKEITPHTLRHSFATHLLENGADLRSVQEMLGHADISTTQIYTHVTKNRLKEVYDKAHPRA, from the coding sequence AGCGCAGAATACGCTTGAATCATACGGCCGGGATTTGCGCCAGTTTCAGCTGTTCTTGCAGAACGATAAACTGGATATAATTAAAGATTCCAACCGCAATACCATCCTCAATTATTTGAATAATCTCCAGAGTAAAGGACGGGCTGTTTCGACGATTTCGCGCAATCTTGCTGCTATCAAGTCTTTTTACCAATACTTAGTACGGGAGCGCTACATAGATAAAGATCCGGCCGCCAATTTAGAATCGCCCAAATTAGAGAAAAAACTACCCAAAATTCTTTCCATTGCCGAAGTGGAAGAATTGTTAAAGCAGCCTAATTCTTTGCTGCCGACAGGCTTGCGGGATAAAGCCATGCTAGAACTCTTATACGCTACCGGTATTCGCGTTTCGGAGCTCATCTCTCTCAATATCACTGATGTAAATCTGGATATGGGCTATATAAAGTGCTATGGAAAAGGCGCCAAGGAGCGCATTGTGCCGCTAGGCTCAATTGCCGCCAAATGCGTCCAGGAGTATATCGCCAAAGGCCGGCCGAAACTGGTTCGTACCTATGATGAACCGGCCCTGTTTGTTAATCATCACGGCAACCGGCTAACGCGGCAGGGTTTTTGGAAAATAATCAAAAAATATGCGCAGGAAGCCAATATTACTAAAGAGATTACGCCTCATACCCTCCGCCATTCTTTTGCCACGCATTTGTTGGAAAATGGTGCCGACCTACGTTCAGTGCAAGAAATGCTAGGGCATGCTGATATTTCCACCACCCAGATTTACACCCATGTTACCAAAAACCGTCTAAAAGAAGTGTATGACAAAGCTCATCCCCGCGCATAA